In the genome of Deltaproteobacteria bacterium, one region contains:
- a CDS encoding deoxyribodipyrimidine photo-lyase, whose protein sequence is MNTVHWFRADLRLADNTALSEAAARSERLACLFVLDDALLASPRMGAARLRFLRGCLEALAADLAKRGHRLALRRGDPRRAVAAFAREVGAQRVFWNRDTTPYARRRDAAVEASLAKAGISAHACKDRVVFEGAELRTGEGRGYQVFTPFRNRWLARFREAALPEPRPLRLPAPLAATERAELLGALARFDEGVPLPPAGEAAARRRLAQFCTRAIGAYAEARDIPGIDGTSRLSHHLRFGTLSARACVRAAQDTALEHPQLRGGAMKWQDELIWREFYAAVLEEHPRVLTRAFRPEYDAVRWNEDPSGFAAWCAGRTGYPIVDAGMRQLVATGWMHNRARMIAASFLTKDLLVDWRRGEHFFLQHLVDGDPASNNGGWQWSASTGTDAQPYFRIFSPTAQGERFDPTGAFVRRWIPELRDVPDKLVHRPWEAPMLAPEYPARVVMHEERRVEAVRRFEAVRKRA, encoded by the coding sequence GTGAACACCGTCCACTGGTTCCGCGCCGATCTACGCCTCGCCGACAACACCGCGCTCTCGGAAGCCGCGGCGCGCAGCGAGCGCCTCGCCTGCTTGTTCGTGCTCGACGACGCGCTGCTCGCGAGCCCGCGCATGGGCGCGGCGCGCCTGCGCTTCCTGCGCGGCTGCCTCGAAGCGCTCGCCGCGGATCTCGCGAAGCGCGGCCATCGACTCGCGCTGCGCCGCGGCGATCCGCGCCGCGCCGTCGCCGCGTTCGCACGCGAGGTGGGCGCGCAGCGCGTGTTCTGGAATCGCGACACCACGCCGTACGCGCGCCGCCGCGACGCCGCGGTGGAGGCGTCGCTCGCGAAGGCGGGCATCAGCGCGCACGCGTGCAAGGACCGCGTCGTGTTCGAGGGCGCGGAGCTGCGCACCGGCGAAGGGCGGGGCTATCAGGTCTTCACGCCGTTCCGCAATCGCTGGCTCGCGCGCTTTCGCGAGGCCGCGCTTCCCGAGCCGAGGCCCCTGCGCCTCCCGGCGCCGCTCGCCGCGACCGAGCGCGCCGAGCTGTTAGGGGCGCTGGCGCGCTTCGACGAAGGCGTCCCGCTGCCACCCGCCGGAGAGGCCGCCGCGCGCCGCCGTCTCGCGCAGTTCTGCACTCGCGCGATCGGTGCGTACGCCGAGGCGCGCGACATCCCCGGCATCGACGGCACCTCACGCCTCTCGCATCACCTGCGCTTCGGCACGCTCTCAGCACGCGCGTGCGTGCGCGCCGCACAGGACACGGCGCTCGAGCATCCGCAGCTGCGCGGCGGCGCGATGAAGTGGCAGGACGAGCTGATCTGGCGCGAGTTCTACGCCGCCGTGCTCGAAGAACATCCCCGCGTCCTCACGCGCGCGTTTCGCCCCGAGTACGACGCCGTGCGCTGGAACGAAGACCCGAGCGGCTTCGCCGCCTGGTGCGCCGGCCGCACGGGCTATCCCATCGTCGACGCCGGCATGCGTCAGCTCGTCGCGACCGGCTGGATGCACAATCGCGCGCGCATGATCGCCGCGAGCTTCCTCACCAAGGACCTGCTCGTCGACTGGCGTCGCGGCGAGCACTTCTTCCTCCAGCACCTCGTCGACGGCGATCCCGCCAGCAACAACGGCGGCTGGCAATGGAGCGCGTCCACCGGCACCGACGCGCAGCCGTATTTCCGAATCTTCTCTCCCACCGCCCAAGGCGAACGCTTCGACCCCACCGGCGCCTTCGTCCGGCGCTGGATCCCGGAGTTGCGCGACGTGCCTGACAAGCTCGTGCACCGCCCCTGGGAGGCCCCGATGCTCGCGCCGGAGTATCCGGCGCGTGTGGTGATGCACGAGGAGAGGAGGGTGGAAGCGGTGCGGAGGTTCGAGGCGGTGAGGAAGCGAGCGTGA
- a CDS encoding DUF1722 domain-containing protein, translated as MSGRPESAERPIRVGISSCLLGSEVRWDGGHKRERFLTDVLAPFVEWVPVCPEVELGMGIPREPVHLSRASGELRMLGTRSGEDWTRRMEALAAQRTRALESLDLCGYVLKKDSPSCGMERVKVRLEGGHARRDGSGMFAEELLRRFPTLPVEEEGRLNDAPLRENWIERVFAYHRLRALFAERWTLAQLVAFHAAHKLQLLAHSPEAYRSLGRLVAAAKSHGRAELRDAYERGFMDGLASRATRGRNVNVMEHCIGYLRDRVEAPVRASIAHTIADYQAGLTPLIVPVTMLRHYVQQLGIEYLAQQTYLDPHPKELMLRNHV; from the coding sequence GTGAGTGGACGACCCGAGTCGGCTGAACGGCCCATCCGCGTCGGCATCTCCTCCTGCCTGCTCGGCAGCGAGGTGCGCTGGGACGGCGGGCACAAGCGCGAGCGCTTTCTCACCGACGTGCTCGCGCCGTTCGTCGAGTGGGTGCCGGTGTGCCCCGAGGTGGAGCTCGGGATGGGGATCCCGCGCGAGCCGGTGCACTTGTCGCGCGCCTCGGGCGAGCTGCGCATGCTCGGCACGCGCAGTGGCGAGGACTGGACGCGGCGCATGGAGGCGCTCGCCGCACAGCGCACGCGCGCGCTCGAGAGTCTCGACCTGTGCGGCTACGTGCTGAAGAAAGACTCGCCGAGCTGCGGGATGGAGCGCGTGAAGGTGCGGCTCGAAGGCGGCCACGCGAGGCGCGACGGGAGCGGCATGTTCGCCGAGGAGTTGTTACGGCGCTTTCCCACGCTGCCGGTGGAGGAGGAAGGGCGCCTCAACGATGCGCCGCTGCGCGAGAACTGGATCGAGCGCGTCTTCGCCTACCACCGCCTGCGCGCGCTCTTCGCGGAGCGCTGGACGCTGGCGCAGCTCGTGGCGTTTCACGCCGCGCACAAGCTGCAGCTGCTCGCGCACTCGCCCGAGGCGTATCGCTCGCTCGGCCGACTCGTGGCCGCGGCGAAGTCGCACGGTCGCGCCGAGCTGCGGGACGCCTACGAGCGCGGCTTCATGGACGGCCTCGCCTCGCGCGCGACCCGCGGGCGCAACGTGAACGTGATGGAGCATTGCATCGGTTATCTGCGCGATCGCGTCGAGGCGCCGGTGCGCGCATCGATCGCGCACACGATCGCCGACTATCAGGCGGGCCTCACGCCGCTGATCGTGCCCGTGACGATGCTGCGCCACTACGTGCAGCAGCTCGGGATCGAGTACCTCGCGCAGCAGACCTACCTCGACCCGCATCCGAAGGAGCTGATGCTGCGCAATCACGTGTGA